CGCCTGCTCCAGGCCCGCGAGTTCCACCAGATCGCCGGCCGGGCGGGCCGGGCCGGCTTCGACACCTCCGGCACCGTGGTGGTCCAGGCCCCCGAGCACGTGATCGAGAACAAGGCCGCCGAACGCAAGGCCGCGGCGAAGTTCGCGAACGTCAAGGACGAGGCCGAGCGGGCCAAGCGCATGAAGCAGTCCGTGAAGTCCGGCAAGCGCAAGAGCCCGCCCGCCGGCTTCGTCTCGTGGGGCCCGGCCACCTTCGAGCGCCTCGTGGCCGCCGAGCCCGAGCCGCTGGTCTCCCGCATGCAGATCACCCACTCCATGCTCCTGAACATCCTCGACCGGCCCGGCGACCCGGTCATCGCGGTCCGGCGCCTGCTGCGCGGCACCCACGAGACCCCGGCCCGCCAGGCGGTGCTCATGCGCCGCGCCATCGGGATCTTCCGGGAGCTGCTGGCCGCCGGCGTCGTCGAGCGTCTGCCCGAACCGGACGCCGAGGGCCGCACCGTGGACCTCACGGTGGACCTGCAGCCGGACTTCGCGCTCAACCAGCCGCTCTCCCCCTTCGCCCTCGCCGCGCTCGACCTGCTGGACCCGGCCGAGCCCGACCACGCCCTCGACGTCGTCTCCGTGATCGAGGCGACGCTCGACCCGCCGCGCCAGGTCCTCTCCGCCCAGGTGAAGAAGGCCAAGGGCGAGGCCGTCGCTGCCATGAAGGCCGAGGGCATGGACTACAACGACCGCATGCGCGCCCTCGACGAGGTCACCCACCCGCAGCCGCTGGCGGACCTGCTCGAGCAGCAGTTCGAGGTCTACCGCGCCAGCGCCCCCTGGCTCGCCGAGTTCGAGCTCACCCCCAAGTCCGTGGTCCGGGACATGTTCGAGCGGGCCATGGGCTTCGGCGACTACGTGCGCTTCTACGGGATCGCCCGCTCCGAGGGCGTGCTGCTGCGCTACCTCACCGACGCGGTGAAGGCCCTGCGCCAGACCGTGCCCGAGGCCTCCCGCACCGAGGAGCTGCAGGTGCTGCTCGACTGGCTCGACGAGATGGTCAAGCAGACCGACTCCTCCCTGCTCGAGGAGTGGGAGGACCTCGTGGCCGGGGACATCGAGGAGCTGCGCCGCGACCACGAGGCGCTCGCCCCGCAGGAGCCCGCCCGCCTCACGGACAACGGGCCGGTGTTCCGCGTGATGGTGCGCAACGCCCTGTTCCAGCGGGTCCGCCTGTTCGGCGACGAGCGCGACGAGGAACTCGCCCGCCTCTCCGGGGACCTCAGCGCGGACGACTGGGCCGACGCCCTCGACGCCTACTTCGGCGACCACGAGGACATCGACGACGGCCCCGCCGCCCGCGGGCCCGAGCTGTTCCGGGTGGCCGAGTCCCCCGACGTCGCCCCGCCCGTGGAGCTCGCCGGCTCGCGCTGGTGGGCGGTCCGGCAGGTGCTCAAGGACCCGGACGGCGTGCACGACCACGGCATCAACGCCGTGGTGGACCTGGACGCCTCCGACGGGGCCGGCCACCCCGTGATCCGCGTCGTCTCCGTGGGCGCCCCCGAGTCGGGGTGGGGCCTGTGAGCGCCCCCGCGCCCCGCGTGCCCGGCGACCCCCGCGGCTTCGCGCCCCTCGAGCCCGCCCGGCACCGGGTGGGCGAGCGCACCGAGCTCTACGACGGCACGGTCGCCGTGGACCACTGGTTCACCGTCCCCGTGGACCACGCCCTGACCCTGGCCGAGGCCGAGGCGCAGGACGCCGCCGGCACCGGCGTCGGCCCCCACGGCCGCGGCACCCTCACGGTGTTCGCCCGCGAGATCCGGGCCGCCGGGGACGCCGACGGCGCCCGCCCCTGGGCCCTCTACCTCCAGGGCGGGCCGGGCGGGGCCGGACCCCGCCCGGCGCGCGGGGGCGGCTGGATCGGCGCGCTGGCCTCGGAGCACCGCGTGCTGCTGCTGGACCAGCGCGGCACCGGGCGCTCCACCGCGGCCTCCGTCGCCGCCCTCACCGCCCCGGGCGCGTTCGCCTCGGACGAGGCCCTCGCCGAGCACCTCGTGCACCTGC
The sequence above is a segment of the Micrococcus endophyticus genome. Coding sequences within it:
- a CDS encoding DEAD/DEAH box helicase produces the protein MTSPATNPPSLTDRIDALPPTPDADDVFGAFAAWIEDRGISLYPAQEEAALELVQGRHVILATPTGSGKSLVALAAHADALAHDAVSYYTAPIKALVSEKFFALVDVFGAENVGMVTGDSTVNGDAPIICCTAEILANRALREGSGMEIGTVVMDEFHYYADPSRGWAWQVPLLELPQARFLLMSATLGDTTRLEADLFERTGREVAVVAHAERPIPLTFEWSEVPLQEKVEELVSTHQAPVYIVHFSQLDAVETAQGLSSISVTSKEEKEAIAARIAGFRFSAGFGHTLNRLVRAGIGVHHAGMLPKYRRLVEKLAQDGLLKVICGTDTLGVGINVPIRTVLLTALSKFDGEKTRLLQAREFHQIAGRAGRAGFDTSGTVVVQAPEHVIENKAAERKAAAKFANVKDEAERAKRMKQSVKSGKRKSPPAGFVSWGPATFERLVAAEPEPLVSRMQITHSMLLNILDRPGDPVIAVRRLLRGTHETPARQAVLMRRAIGIFRELLAAGVVERLPEPDAEGRTVDLTVDLQPDFALNQPLSPFALAALDLLDPAEPDHALDVVSVIEATLDPPRQVLSAQVKKAKGEAVAAMKAEGMDYNDRMRALDEVTHPQPLADLLEQQFEVYRASAPWLAEFELTPKSVVRDMFERAMGFGDYVRFYGIARSEGVLLRYLTDAVKALRQTVPEASRTEELQVLLDWLDEMVKQTDSSLLEEWEDLVAGDIEELRRDHEALAPQEPARLTDNGPVFRVMVRNALFQRVRLFGDERDEELARLSGDLSADDWADALDAYFGDHEDIDDGPAARGPELFRVAESPDVAPPVELAGSRWWAVRQVLKDPDGVHDHGINAVVDLDASDGAGHPVIRVVSVGAPESGWGL